From Terriglobales bacterium, the proteins below share one genomic window:
- a CDS encoding FAD-dependent oxidoreductase, with the protein MTSHYDFVVIGGGPAGCSAAIRAARAGKKVLLLERGRLPRHKVCGEFISPEATDLLRELLGPSGDALLAAAPRIARARLFLDGRTLDAPLSEPALSIPRFRLDEALWNAALAAGADCRLETQVDDISRPKDFEVAAAGIRVSAAVVVNASGRWSNLTRTSLPANAPRWLGVKAHFREPLPPQSCDLYFFDGGYCGVQPIGDHAVNACAMVRSDVANSLGQVLTRHQDLWRRSRDWEPLTEPVSTAPLVFREPHPLGSSGVINAGDAAGFIDPFAGDGIAIALRCGAKAASSPAGAYAEWHARQIVPAFRAAARFRAVVSAPRWLRAAGLALLGDQRVAAWAFRATRSRVKD; encoded by the coding sequence ATGACCTCGCACTACGACTTCGTCGTGATCGGCGGCGGCCCCGCCGGATGCTCCGCCGCCATCCGCGCCGCGCGCGCTGGGAAGAAAGTGCTGCTGCTCGAGCGCGGCCGCCTCCCGCGCCACAAAGTCTGCGGCGAGTTCATCTCGCCGGAGGCCACCGACTTGCTGCGCGAGCTCCTCGGCCCCTCCGGCGACGCGCTGCTCGCCGCCGCACCGCGCATCGCTCGCGCCCGCCTGTTCCTCGACGGCCGCACGCTGGACGCGCCGCTCTCCGAACCGGCCCTCAGCATCCCGCGCTTCCGTCTCGACGAAGCGCTGTGGAACGCCGCGCTCGCCGCCGGCGCCGACTGCCGCCTGGAGACGCAGGTCGACGACATCTCCCGGCCAAAAGATTTCGAGGTCGCGGCCGCGGGTATTCGCGTCTCCGCCGCCGTGGTAGTGAACGCTTCCGGCCGGTGGTCGAACCTGACCCGGACGTCACTCCCGGCCAACGCTCCTCGCTGGCTCGGCGTCAAAGCCCACTTCCGCGAGCCCCTGCCCCCGCAGTCCTGCGACCTTTACTTCTTCGACGGAGGCTACTGCGGCGTTCAGCCCATCGGCGACCATGCCGTGAACGCCTGCGCCATGGTCCGCTCCGACGTCGCCAACTCCCTCGGCCAGGTCCTCACGCGGCATCAGGACCTGTGGCGTCGCTCCCGCGACTGGGAACCGCTCACCGAGCCGGTCTCGACCGCGCCTCTCGTCTTCCGCGAACCGCACCCGCTGGGCTCTTCCGGCGTGATCAACGCCGGCGACGCCGCCGGCTTCATCGACCCCTTCGCCGGCGACGGCATCGCCATTGCGCTGCGGTGCGGCGCGAAAGCCGCTTCCTCGCCGGCCGGCGCCTACGCCGAGTGGCACGCGCGCCAGATCGTGCCCGCCTTCCGCGCGGCCGCCCGCTTCCGCGCGGTCGTCTCCGCCCCGCGCTGGCTGCGCGCCGCCGGCCTGGCTTTGTTGGGAGATCAGAGAGTCGCGGCCTGGGCCTTCCGCGCGACCAGAAGCCGCGTCAAGGACTAG